The following proteins come from a genomic window of Girardinichthys multiradiatus isolate DD_20200921_A chromosome 8, DD_fGirMul_XY1, whole genome shotgun sequence:
- the LOC124872112 gene encoding uncharacterized protein LOC124872112: MDSPVLTRSGCLTIHQKQIEKGHFGTLTRVTVGKKQLNKPNKTILLVGETGAGKTTLVNALFNYSMGVNWQDKVWYQIVEEGEQGPTSDVIVYEIFGSECKTLPYSLTVIDTPGYRDTDGLKHDVIINQRLFDLFRIEEGIHEVHAVGVVMKATERKISDQLSYVFDSVMRLFGKDLENKIVAFITHSDGTTPEISHQAAGSGPLHFMFNNRQHEARTEETSSDLEKAWRVTERGMSQVTDFFQKVSAQQLQVMVGFNSFIRLTASIHNLQEKIKLTELKQREIRQIQEALKKHKEEMKRNKKFTVEVDEIYKDKEHIDGDIFFLKSAVCCTVCEENCHYPGCTVALNAQQCEVMNLGSCTVCSKGCPATAHVKGNWRYVTKTRKVQRTKEEFKKRYLKTHSDTKKQIKLGETLEKKMEKLTTEKGRFMEKSYQLAVKLDPTLLKVNSVSTYINLDFLIKKIKDKGDTEKVHKLEKIDSQMDGGAKSVIEGKVDNTSLQYLTSNSVVISSGPPAVYQLKTRKETFGTLTKVTFGKKKLNKPNKSILLVGETGAGKSTLINALVNHAMGVKFEDEVWFQIVEDENRSQTESQTSDVMVYEIFGFEGKTLPFSLTIIDTPGYGDTRGIEHDVIVIERLFELFRSENGIHELDAVGLVLKSSVNRLSDRLKYIFDSVMSLFGKDIEKNIVALVTHSSGRRPKDLLQALEAADIRCAKDEKEQPVYFLFNNCQQDERTDEPEYLENADRIARRGLSGFTAFLGKTAPQKLETTLDVLNERIRLTACIQNLQDRIRMSELKQAEIKQMQEALKNHEENTKNEKFAVEVDEAYKEKESIDGGVWLMTLFKGAVCCTVCEENCHNSGCISFRGPKDCEVMKDGRCTVCSSKCPVSAHVKGKWRYVTRTRKVQKNMEDLRIRLKKEKRLNFVETLEDEIKDLTAEKSDLLEESFQHLVTLEQIALKVNSVSTFVHLNFLIEKMKENGDTEKVQKLEEMKTKEDEGTRSKLQYVWGKLAAAGKKVKAVLNSNLGTF, from the exons ATGGACTCACC TGTATTGACCCGCTCCGGATGTCTTACCATCCACCAGAAGCAAATTGAAAAAGGGCACTTTGGGACTCTGACCAGAGTCACTGTTGGTAAAAAGCAACTGAACAAACCAAATAAAACCATCTTACTTGTTGGAGAAACAGGAGCAGGAAAAACTACTCTGGTCAACGCTCTGTTCAACTACAGCATGGGAGTAAATTGGCAGGATAAGGTCTGGTATCAGATCGTAGAGGAGGGAGAACAAGGTCCAACATCAGATGTGATCGTTTACGAGATCTTTGGTTCTGAGTGTAAAACTCTGCCGTACTCTCTGACCGTCATCGACACGCCTGGTTATAGAGACACAGACGGACTTAAACATGATGTCATCATCAATCAAAGATTGTTTGACTTGTTTCGGATAGAAGAAGGCATCCATGAAGTTCATGCTGTCGGTGTGGTGATGAAAGCAACAGAACGAAAAATTAGTGACCAGCTGTCGTACGTCTTTGATTCGGTGATGCGTCTCTTTGGAAAAGACTTGGAGAATAAAATTGTAGCTTTTATTACTCACTCAGATGGAACAACACCTGAAATATCTCATCAGGCTGCAGGAAGTGGTCCTCTTCACTTCATGTTCAATAACCGTCAGCATGAAGCCCGAACAGAGGAAACCAGCTCAGATCTAGAAAAAGCATGGAGAGTGACAGAGAGGGGAATGAGCCAagtaacagatttttttcaaaaggtctCAGCTCAGCAGCTGCAGGTCATGGTTGGGTTTAACTCATTTATCAGGCTGACGGCCTCCATCCACAACCTGCAAGAGAAAATCAAACTGACTGAACTGAAACAGAGAGAAATCAGACAGATTCAAGAAgctctgaagaaacacaaagaagagATGAAGAGGAACAAGAAGTTCACTGTGGAGGTAGATGAAATCTACAAAGATAAAGAACATATTGATGGTGATATATTCTTCTTAAAATCAGCTGTCTGCTGCACTGTCTGTGAGGAGAACTGCCACTATCCAGGATGTACGGTGGCCCTGAACGCTCAACAGTGTGAGGTCATGAATTTAGGCTCTTGCACTGTTTGTTCCAAGGGATGTCCTGCAACAGCACATGTTAAAGGCAACTGGAGATATGTGACCAAGACAAGGAAGGTGCAGAGAACCAAAGAAGAATTTAAGAAGAGGTATTTGAAGACTCATTCAGACACAAAGAAGCAGATAAAACTTGGAGAAACTCtagaaaagaaaatggaaaagctgACCACAGAGAAGGGACGTTTCATGGAAAAGTCTTATCAACTTGCTGTCAAACTGGATCCAACTCTCCTCAAAGTGAACTCAGTTTCCACATACATTAATCTGGACTTCCTGATTAAGAAGATAAAGGACAAAGGAGACACAGAAAAGGTCCATAAACTGGAAAAGATAGACAGTCAAATGGACGGAGGAGCCAAATCAGTCATCGAGGGGAA GGTTGACAACACCTCTCTACAATATCTAACCTCCAACAGTGTGGTCATCAGCTCAGGACCTCCTGCTGTCTATCAgcttaaaacaagaaaagagacCTTTGGGACTCTGACCAAAGTgacatttggtaaaaaaaagctgaacaagCCAAATAAAAGCATCTTGCTTGTTGGTGAAACAGGAGCAGGGAAGTCTACTCTGATCAACGCTCTGGTCAACCACGCCATGGGAGTGAAATTTGAGGATGAAGTCTGGTTTCAGATTGTAGAAGACGAGAACAGAAGTCAGACAGAAAGTCAGACCTCAGATGTGATGGTGTACGAGATCTTTGGttttgaaggtaaaactctgccCTTCTCTCTGACCATCATCGATACTCCTGGATATGGAGACACCAGAGGGATTGAACATGATGTCATCGTCATTGAAAGATTGTTCGAGTTGTTTCGATCTGAAAATGGCATTCATGAACTTGATGCAGTGGGTCTGGTGCTGAAGTCAAGCGTGAATCGTCTGAGTGACCGACTGAAGTACATCTTCGATTCAGTGATGTCTCTGTTTGGAAAAGACATAGAGAAAAACATTGTAGCCCTGGTCACTCACTCCAGTGGAAGAAGGCCGAAGGACCTGCTTCAGGCTCTCGAAGCTGCAGATATTAGATGTGCCAAAGATGAGAAGGAACAACCTGTTTACTTCCTGTTTAATAACTGTCAACAAGATGAGCGAACAGACGAACCAGAATACCTGGAAAATGCTGATAGAATAGCAAGGAGAGGACTGAGTGGCTTTACTGCCTTCCTGGGAAAAACTGCACCTCAAAAACTAGAAACGACTTTGGATGTTCTCAATGAACGGATCCGACTGACGGCCTGCATCCAGAACCTGCAGGATAGGATCCGAATGTCTGAACTGAAACAGGCAGAAATTAAGCAGATGCAAGAAGCTCTGAAGAACCATGAAGAAAACACTAAGAATGAGAAGTTTGCTGTAGAAGTTGATGAAGCCTACAAAGAAAAAGAGTCCATTGATGGAGGGGTGTGGTTGatgactttatttaaaggagCAGTCTGCTGTACCGTCTGTGAGGAGAACTGTCACAATTCTGGATGCATAAGTTTTAGAGGCCCTAAAGACTGTGAGGTGATGAAAGATGGCCGCTGCACCGTTTGTTCTTCAAAATGTCCCGTATCTGCTCATGTGAAAGGAAAGTGGAGATATGTAACCAGAACAAGGAAAGTTCAGAAGAATATGGAAGATCTAAGGATAagattgaaaaaagaaaaacgtttgAACTTCGTCGAAACTCTTGAGGATGAAATCAAAGATCTGACAGCAGAGAAATCTGATTTGCTTGAAGAGTCCTTCCAACATCTTGTCACTCTGGAGCAGATTGCTCTCAAAGTTAATTCTGTGTCCACATTTGTCCACTTGAACTTCTTAATtgaaaagatgaaagaaaatggaGACACAGAGAAGGTCCAGAAACTGGAGGagatgaagaccaaggaggaTGAAGGAACTAGATCCAAACTGCAGTATGTGTGGGGGAAACTAGCTGCAGCTGGAAAGAAAGTGAAAGCAGTATTGAACAGTAACCTGGGCACCTTCTGA